Genomic segment of Pararhodobacter zhoushanensis:
CTTTGGCGTGGGCGACGATGGCATTGGCGTGCCCGTGGCCCAGACCATGCTCGGTCTTGAGCAGGGCGACGACGGCCATGTGCGGCTTGTCCTTCAACCCGTCGCGGGCGAGGGTCAGCCAATGGTCGATCGGCTTGCCATAGGTCTTTTCGATCGACGGAAAGTACGAGGCCGGGCCTTTGACGGTATCGCTCATTCTGCGGCCTCGCGGGTGCGGGCGAAATCGTCAGGGAAATGCGTCAGCGCCGACATCACCGGATAGGGCGTGAAACCGCCCAAGGCGCAGAGCGAGCCTGATTTCATCGTGTTGCACAGATCCGCCAGCAGCGGCAGGCCCGAGGCATCGCCCGCCGCCACGCGGTCCAGCGTTTCCACCCCGCGCACCGCGCCGATGCGGCAGGGCGTGCATTTGCCGCAGCTCTCGATGGCGCAGAATTCCATCGCGAAGCGGGCCATTTTCAGCATGTCGGTGCGGTCATCGGCGATGGTCAGCCCGGCGTGGCCGATCAGCCCGTCCTTGGCGGCGAAATCCTCATAGGTGAAGGGCGTGTCGAACAGCGACGGCGGGAACCATGCACCCAGCGGACCGCCGACCTGCACCGCCTTGACGGGCCGACCCGAGGCCGTGCCGCCGGCAATATCTTCGACAATCTCGCCAAGGCTGAGGCCGAAGGCGGTCTCGAACAGCCCGCCGTATTTCACATTCCCGGCGATCTGCAGCGCCATGGTGCCATGCGAGCGGCCCATGCCGTAGTTTTTGTAAAACGCCGCCCCGCGATCCATGATCACCGGGACCGAGGCCAGCGAGATCACGTTATTGACCACGGTGGGCTTGCCCATGAAGCCCTCAAGCGCGGGCAGCGGCGGCTTGGCGCGCACCACGCCGCGCTTGCCTTCCAGCGAGTTGAGCAGCGATGTTTCCTCACCGCAGACATAAGCCCCCGCGCCGACGCGGACCTCCATGTCAAAGGCATAGTCCGAGCCCAGCACGCTGGCGCCCAGCACACCGGCCTCCCGCGCGATGCGGATCGCGGCGTCGAACTGGCTGATCGCAATGGGATATTCGCTGCGGGTGTAGATATAGCCCTTGGTCGCGCCCACGGCGATCCCGGCAATCGCCATGCCTTCGATCAGGGTGAAAGGATCACCTTCCATCAGCATCCGGTCAGCGAAGGTGGCGCTGTCGCCCTCATCGGCGTTGCAGACGATGTATTTCTGCGCGGCGGGCGCGTCGTGGACGGTTTTCCACTTGATGCCGGTCGGGAAGCCCGCACCACCCCGGCCCCGCAGGCCAGAATCCGTGACTTCCTTGACCACCTCGGCGGGCGTCATCGCCAGCGCGCGGCGAAGGCCTTTCAGGCCGTGGTGCAGTTCGTATTCATGCAGGGACAGCGGGTCGATCACGCCGACGCGGGCAAAGGTCAGCCGGGTCTGGCGCACCATCCAAGGCAGTTCTTCGGTCAGGCCCAGATATTTGGGATGGCTTTCGCCGTCGCCGAAAATCGCGGACACGTCGTCCGGCGTCATCGGACCAAAGGCGATGCGGCCCTCATCGGTGACCAGTTCGACCAGCGGCTCCAGCCAGACCATCCCGCGCGAGCCGTTGCGCACCACGGTGACGGCGATGCCGCGCTTGTCGGCTTCGGCCTTGATTGCGGCGGCGACATCATCGGCACCCAGTGCGACGGCGGCGGAATCGAGGGGGACATAGAGTTTCATCAGCGTGCCCCCTCAAGGATCTTGTCCAGCTTGGCGGCATCGGCGCGGCCCACCAACTTGCCGTTGACCATCGCGGCGGGACCGCAGGCGCACAGGCCCAGACAGAACACCGGTTCCAGCGTCAGCGCGCCATCGGCCGAGGTTTCGTGCCAGTCCAGCCCGGTTTTCGCCCGCGCGTGATCGGCCAGATCGTCGGCACCGACGGCCTGACAGGCCTCGGCCCGGCACAGTTTCAGCACCGTGCGGCCCGCCGGATTCTCGCGGAAATCGTGGTAAAAGCTCATCACGCCATGCGCTTCGGCGCGGCTGATGTTCTGGTCCTTGGCGATGATCGGCAGGGCGTCCTGGGGGACATGGCCAAAGGCCGCTTGCACCGCGTGCAGGATCGGCAACAGCGCGCCCTCCATCCCGCGATGGGTGGCAAGGATCTGGTGCAGGGTCTCAACCCCTGCTTCCCCGAACGCTGGTGTGGCTGGCATCTGGCTTCTCCGGTCGATTCACGCGTGCGTAGCGGCAAAGCGATTGAATTTCAAATTGTGAATTCCGTTATCTGATAGAGAACGTCTATCAAAGCGGCTTAACTCACGGTCTTCAGAAACGCATCCAGCAGCAGCGTCCGCCGCCCCACCGGGGGCAGGATAAAGGCGACCGTGGCGATGCCGCTGACCCCGCCGGTGATGGGAATACAGGCCAGTTCGCGCCCGGTGGCGTAGAAGGCAGCCGTGCGCGCGGGCAGGATGGTGGCGTGGTGCGGCGCGGTCACATGGCTGATCAGCGCGACGATCGAATTGGACTCGATGCGCGGTGAGACGCTGATGCCCGCGCGTGCCAGATTGGTGTCGATGATCCGCCGGTTCTGCATGTCGGTGGTCAGCAGGCCCAGCTCGTACCCGCCCAGATCGGCCCAGCGCAGCGAGGCGGGCAGGTCCGCGCGGGCGCAGGTGACCAGCGCATAGCTTTCCTCGTACAAGAGCACCGAGCGATCCGCCGCCGGCTTGTCCATCGGCGTATCGACGGCGGCATAGCTGAGGCCCGCGTCGATCTCGAACTCGGTCAGGCGTTCCAGAATCTCATGGCTGTTGAGCGACACGATGCGCAGCCGCACACCGGGATGCGCCGCCAGAAACGGGCGGGTCAGGTCATGGATAGAGGACAGCGCGGTCGGGATCACCCCCAGCCGCAGCGTCCCTGACAGCCCCTCGCGCGCCACGGCCACATCGGATTTCATCGCCCGCGCCTCGGCCACGATGGTCTTGGCGCGGGCCAGCACGCGCTCGCCCTCGGTCGTCAGGCCGATATAGCGCGCCCCGCGCTGCACCAGCTGCACGCCGAGGCTCTGCTCCAGCGCCTTGATGCCGGATGACAGGGTTGGCTGCGTCACATGGCAGGCCTCGGCCGCGCGTCCGAAGTGACGCTCGCGGGCAAGGGCGATGAGCATTTCCAGCTTGTCGATCATATCCGCCAGCTTGCCGCAAAGCGACGTCGGCGGAAAGGGTCCGACTGTCCGGCTAAAGCGTTTGCAATGCGGAACGGCCCGCGTGATGCTGCGCGCCAAGGCATGCAAGAGAGCACGGAGGGACGCGATGCACATCCAACCATTCGGCGTTGAGATCTGGATGAACGAGTGGGAAACCCGCTGCGATCTGAACCTTGCCGAGACTTGCGTGGAAAGCCTGACCATCGCGCAACTGCTGGAACTGACCGGGCGGAATGGCGACGATCTGTCGGCGCTGTTGCCGCTGCAGATGACTTACGGCGCGATTGAAGGCTCGGACCGGCTGCGCGATGCGATTGCGGCGCTGTATGCGAAACAGCAGCGGGAGAACGTGATTGTCACCCATGGCACGATTGGCGCGAATATGCTGGTGCACAAGGCGCTGGTCGGGCCCGGTGACCGCGTGGTCGCCGTGGTGCCGACGTATCAGCAGCATTACTCGATCCCCGACAGTCTGGGCGCGGATGTGCACCAGCTGGCCTTGCAGGCCGAGAATGGCTGGCTACCCGATCTGGACGCCCTGCGGGCGCTGGTGGTGCCGGGCACCAAGCTGATCGCGCTGACCAATCCCAACAACCCCACGGGTGCGCTGATCCCGGTCGAGATGTTGCAAGAGATTGCCCGGATCGCGCGCGAGGTCGACGCATGGGTGCTGTGCGATGAGGTGTACCGCGGCACGGATCAGACCGGCGACGGGCGCACGGCTTCGATGGCGGATCTGTATGAAAAGGGGATCAGCACGGCGGGGATGTCCAAGGCGTTTTCCCTGGCCGGGTTGCGGCTGGGCTGGGTGGTGGCCCGGCAAGAGCTGCTGGACATGGTGTCCATCCACCGGGATTATGACACGATCAGCGTCGGCAGGGTCGACGACCATTTCGCCACGCTGGCGCTGGAAGCCGCTGACCGGGTACTGGACCGCGCGCAGGCGATCACGCGGGGCAATCTGCAGATCCTGTCAGACTGGATCGACACCCAGCCGCGTCTTGACTGGGTGCGTCCGGCCTCGGGCACCACGGCCTTCGTGCGCTTTGACGCGCCGATGACCTCGCGCGAGTTCTGCATTGCGCTGCTCGAGGACACCGGGGTGATGTTCACCCCCGGCTCGGCGCTGGGCGTCGAGGGTTGGCTGCGCATCGGCTACGCCAACAACCCCGAGATCCTGCGCGAAGGGTTGCGGCGGACGGGCGAATTTCTCGCCCGCCTGCCAGATCCTGCGCTGGTTTAGACCGCCAGCCGCCGCATCGGCAGCGACAGCGCGGCGGCGGCGAAGGCCATCACGCCACACAGCGCGATGGCTGCCGTCATGCCCATGGCCGAGTTGTCCAGCAACAGCCCGGTAATCACGATCATCACGCCGCCGGTCAGCATCTGGATCGTCCCGCCCAGCGACGAGGCCAGCCCGGCGATATCGGGATGCGGGTCCATCGCCATGACCATGGCGGTGGGGATCACCAGCCCGAGGCAGGCGTTCGCGATGAACAGACCCGCAACCACCACGGGCAGCGAGGCCAGCCCGGCAAAGGCGACGATCGCCAGCAGCACGGTCGAGGCCATGAAGCCGCTGATCGCCAGAACGATCACGCGCTGCATGCCATAGCGGGCCGAGAAACGGCCAGCCAGCTGCGAGGCACCAAAGAAGCCGATGGCGTTGATCGCGAAGGCGATCGAGAAGCCAGTCGGCGACAGGCCGAATTCACGCGTGTAGACAAAGCTGCCGGTGGCGAGGAACACAAAGAAGCTGGCCATGCCGAAGCCGCCGATCATCGTCAGCCCCATGAACGAGCGGTCGGTCAGCAGGCGGCGGAAACCGGCCAGCATGGCGCGGACGCGCACCGGGCGACGCTCGGCGACCGGGAGGGTCTCGGGCAGGGCGAAGATGATCAGCAACAGGCTGATCACCGAGGCCACGGCGAGCACCATGAAGATCTCGCGCCAGCCGCCAAAGGCCAGCACGATCGAGCCGGTCAGCGGTGCCAGCATCGGCGAGATCGAGATGACGATCATGATCGCCGCCATCATCCGCGCGGCATCAGGACCGCTGGCCATGTCGCGGATCACCGCGCGCGGGACGGCCATCAGCGTGGCAGCGCCCAGCGCCTGCAAGGCGCGGGCAGCGACCAGCGTGGGCAGATCGGGGGCCATGGCGGCGAGCACCGTGGCAACAAAGAAGATCG
This window contains:
- a CDS encoding DUF4287 domain-containing protein, with product MSDTVKGPASYFPSIEKTYGKPIDHWLTLARDGLKDKPHMAVVALLKTEHGLGHGHANAIVAHAKAQGE
- a CDS encoding formate dehydrogenase beta subunit gives rise to the protein MKLYVPLDSAAVALGADDVAAAIKAEADKRGIAVTVVRNGSRGMVWLEPLVELVTDEGRIAFGPMTPDDVSAIFGDGESHPKYLGLTEELPWMVRQTRLTFARVGVIDPLSLHEYELHHGLKGLRRALAMTPAEVVKEVTDSGLRGRGGAGFPTGIKWKTVHDAPAAQKYIVCNADEGDSATFADRMLMEGDPFTLIEGMAIAGIAVGATKGYIYTRSEYPIAISQFDAAIRIAREAGVLGASVLGSDYAFDMEVRVGAGAYVCGEETSLLNSLEGKRGVVRAKPPLPALEGFMGKPTVVNNVISLASVPVIMDRGAAFYKNYGMGRSHGTMALQIAGNVKYGGLFETAFGLSLGEIVEDIAGGTASGRPVKAVQVGGPLGAWFPPSLFDTPFTYEDFAAKDGLIGHAGLTIADDRTDMLKMARFAMEFCAIESCGKCTPCRIGAVRGVETLDRVAAGDASGLPLLADLCNTMKSGSLCALGGFTPYPVMSALTHFPDDFARTREAAE
- a CDS encoding formate dehydrogenase subunit gamma, which translates into the protein MPATPAFGEAGVETLHQILATHRGMEGALLPILHAVQAAFGHVPQDALPIIAKDQNISRAEAHGVMSFYHDFRENPAGRTVLKLCRAEACQAVGADDLADHARAKTGLDWHETSADGALTLEPVFCLGLCACGPAAMVNGKLVGRADAAKLDKILEGAR
- a CDS encoding LysR family transcriptional regulator, giving the protein MIDKLEMLIALARERHFGRAAEACHVTQPTLSSGIKALEQSLGVQLVQRGARYIGLTTEGERVLARAKTIVAEARAMKSDVAVAREGLSGTLRLGVIPTALSSIHDLTRPFLAAHPGVRLRIVSLNSHEILERLTEFEIDAGLSYAAVDTPMDKPAADRSVLLYEESYALVTCARADLPASLRWADLGGYELGLLTTDMQNRRIIDTNLARAGISVSPRIESNSIVALISHVTAPHHATILPARTAAFYATGRELACIPITGGVSGIATVAFILPPVGRRTLLLDAFLKTVS
- a CDS encoding aminotransferase, yielding MHIQPFGVEIWMNEWETRCDLNLAETCVESLTIAQLLELTGRNGDDLSALLPLQMTYGAIEGSDRLRDAIAALYAKQQRENVIVTHGTIGANMLVHKALVGPGDRVVAVVPTYQQHYSIPDSLGADVHQLALQAENGWLPDLDALRALVVPGTKLIALTNPNNPTGALIPVEMLQEIARIAREVDAWVLCDEVYRGTDQTGDGRTASMADLYEKGISTAGMSKAFSLAGLRLGWVVARQELLDMVSIHRDYDTISVGRVDDHFATLALEAADRVLDRAQAITRGNLQILSDWIDTQPRLDWVRPASGTTAFVRFDAPMTSREFCIALLEDTGVMFTPGSALGVEGWLRIGYANNPEILREGLRRTGEFLARLPDPALV
- a CDS encoding multidrug effflux MFS transporter, translating into MRDPLFRMALLLGLLSAVGPFAIDMYLPALPQVAADLGTDEAGAGLTLTAYFLVFGVAQMIYGPLADAIGRKKPLMIGVAIFFVATVLAAMAPDLPTLVAARALQALGAATLMAVPRAVIRDMASGPDAARMMAAIMIVISISPMLAPLTGSIVLAFGGWREIFMVLAVASVISLLLIIFALPETLPVAERRPVRVRAMLAGFRRLLTDRSFMGLTMIGGFGMASFFVFLATGSFVYTREFGLSPTGFSIAFAINAIGFFGASQLAGRFSARYGMQRVIVLAISGFMASTVLLAIVAFAGLASLPVVVAGLFIANACLGLVIPTAMVMAMDPHPDIAGLASSLGGTIQMLTGGVMIVITGLLLDNSAMGMTAAIALCGVMAFAAAALSLPMRRLAV